Within the Nicotiana tomentosiformis unplaced genomic scaffold, ASM39032v3 Un00403, whole genome shotgun sequence genome, the region CAATCCTCAAACACTATGAACACCTATAAATGCATAACAAGGCCACCTCTTCCTTTCCTTATAAGCTACAATAGCCACAACCCAGTAACACAATTCTAACAGCCATCACTCTGGCTACCAACCAGGCTACTTTACTACCCTTCAATCACATATTAGATCTCGCAGTCTAGAGGACCTATAGGACGTAAATACAAACTAAAAATGTTTCTTATGCCTTATGTTTCGATTGTCCTTGCCGAAATTCAATCCAAGAATTTCCTAATTTCATAAGACACAGAATTTCATAACGATATTATGTAATACAACCCATTTTCCAGTACTGAGCCATGTGCACATTAACAAATGGATTTGTCAAGGAGTCTACATAACTAGATCACATTAGGTCTATTCcaaaaaatttaatttggatacaCATGACTTTGTTGCACTTATTTTCAGTTGATTCTTATTAGCTAAGACTAAATTGCAGCTGGAATCAACTCAATGTTAGAGTAGTTAATCTTGAATACAGTGCAAGTGTAATGGGGTGATGATCAAAATTATCCAAGATAAAACTAGACCAGAACTACTATACCAGTCTACCTTTCCCCAAATAGAATTGAAATTCAAATTTTACTTCCACTACAGACCAAGATACAAAGAATTCAAGATTTGCTATTCCATAGACCATGATTAGAAACCAGAGGCTGGGTCCAGGATGATAGTGCCTACCAGTTCCAGTACCGAAGTGACCAATATGGTAGTGATAGACAAACTACCAGGTCTTAATATTCTACACATGAATATGGGCAAATGCATCTCTAAGGTTTAAACTTCAACTCACCTGAGAATCTCCCTCAAGACCATGTCTGTACAATAAAGCATCCCATTTTTCAGCTGAGTTTCGAGCAGGCCTTTTAACAAGGGGTACAGTCTTCCCATTGAATACAACAAGTGACTGAAGTAAACCAGTTTCACTATCTGCAGCATCTGTGGAAAGATATATTACTGGAGAACTGGCCCTCTCAATCACACGATTGATACAATCTGCAGCTTGAGGAACGGGATAGAAGCAACTTGGCTTCTTGGCATtgctaagaagaagaaaaacacacAAATTAGATACAGCAGATGCCAGatgcaaaagaaaaatatattaaacATTAGATGCAGCATCAAACAAAAACATACCAGAACTTCAGAAAACCATGTCTGCGGAAATGTAGAGCGACAAAATTATCTCCCAAGAATGTTTGGACGAAACGCTGGGCTGTAAGCATAATAAGACGACTTGGCTCAATGAGAGTCTTGCATTTGTGGGAAATGGGACCACCAGGCTGCATCACCCAGTCCTTCTCCACATCAGCAAAGAACACATCCCCAATTGCAATAACATCATCATCCGTAGAAAACTTTGCCTCTATATCTTGGACAGTCCTTTTCTTTGGCTTCTTAACATCTTCACTCCAAGCAACTTCGAGCTTATTCATAGAAACTCCTAACGACTTTAACTTCTTAACACGTTCATCGTCCAAAAAACAAGGTTGTGGCTGAGAGAAATAACAAATGAACTTATCTATGTGCACGTGGCTCTTTCGCCTCTCTGCAACttcctcgtaggttacaactacTTCTCTCCCCAAGCATTTATTTATATGATCAACATCTAACACTCGATTAAATTCATAGTCAACCTTTGAGCTCGGAATAACCAAAATGCGGTTGAGCAGAGCCGCGAAGAACATATGCTTTTCCAAACAAATCAAATGGTTTGACATTTGACCGGACACACAAATTGCAAACAAGTACTTATCGGATCTCGGTTTCCACTCAACATTTTTCCTCTGTGACAAGTTGTGATCCACCTTCCTACACCTGCCTAAACCACTGAGGCTAGGATCTGTAGAATTATCCGGTGTAATTAACAAGTTACCTAATTGATGAGAGGACAAAAGCGCTTGTTGAATTTGTTTATTTAGTGAAATCTGACTCAGCAAGTCGGATTTGAAATCTTCAACAGCAGAAGACTTTGAAATAGAACTATCATTAACTAATGTGTGGTTCCACAGCTTAAAAAGCCCTAATTGCTGTTGTCTAAGCAAATAAAGAGCCCGCAATTCGGACTCGCGCATGGAATTGATGGAACCATCATACTTGATGTTAGTAACGGTTGTTTGGAAGAGGTTTTTGATATCGGTAGTGAAATAAAGAATGAGTACTAAGACTGGGAGAATAATTGCTAAGAAATACCTCTTACTGAAGGTAAAATTAAAGCGACGATTAAAGGCAAATCGGTCCTTAACATCGTCGATTTGGAATGTGGAGCGAAGTGGAGATTTGGGATGGTCATTTACACGTTCGTTTTGCTGGATCAAGTTCTCTCGATCATCTTCTTCGTCAGAGGATTCTCTGTCCCTCATCATGTTGTTACGGATTTCGAATGCGCATTTGGTAATTTTGATGACTAGTGTGGATTATTTCTTATACTCTACGCTGTCACTGTAAACAGAGGGGAGTGCGTGTTTTTGTTAACAGTGAGCTAAGAACACTGATAAGATCTGTTTGGTGCGTGGTACCGTAAAGTTAACAACTGCTACATGTGATTTGTAAAGCATTTCTAGGAGGGAAGGGTGTGGCCGAAGGAAGTACTACCAAATTAATCATAGTAATAGTAAATCATCGTTTGTCGGTAGAAGAAAATGACCCGCCATCAATCTGCCTGGCCCCTCAAAAGTCTTGGGATGCGCATAGCTACATGGTTGGTATAATGGTTAAGTCCAGTTCTTTTTTCATAACCAGATTCAATTGTTGGGCCTGGGCTATTTGAAGGGTCACACTCCAAAAGATAACATGGTCGGACCAACTAGTGAAAAAGGCCACAGTCACTAagtcccgtttggccatagataaAACTTTTATCAAAACatgtttgtttatagattttatttatattttggcaAGTTTTCAAATCTCAAAACTAGCTATAGACCTATTTTTGGCCTAAAATATTACTATTGaattttttaacaattttaaaaattaacctaaatttttgtattttataaataaaaaaatcccATCTATGATGACCCAACTAACCACCGACTAATTACTATCATTTTCTTTTGCACTGATCGATCTTGTAATATTATTGTAATTTGACGAATTATAGTGGTTAGCAATTGTATTATTAGCAGTTGATATTAAAATATGAGGTTATGATTTTATGATAGTGcattatgtagttcattataaaaacgATAATTTTGTGTCAAACTTATCTATgctcaggactatggtttgtgataatgataatgaatggGATCGATGAAGGTTCTGCATATAAAGGATTAGCAAGTTTGTTTGTATGgtattgttgtgtatttttgataatttttagaacttatgggtataagtcatatttcatattttttcaaaaaaaaaatgaaatatgttttgaaaaattacGTCCAAACagtttttcatcttcaaaccaaactttacCCCAATCagattttttaaaaacaaatttggaaatctttagtcaaacgctatatatatatatatatatatatatatatatatatatatatatatatatatcttttcaaaaaaaaggaaatatattttaaaaaattatgtccaaacatattttcatcttcaaaccaaactttacccaaaattagatttttttaaaaacaaatagcGTTttgccatagattcccaaatttattttaaaaaaatctgatttgggataaagtttggtttgaagataaaaATATGTTTGGtcataatttttcaaaatatatttcattttttcttGTATACATGTgcattatatgtatatatatataatatatattatattttatatatttttaactaGCGAATACAATTAGCTTGGATCAACGCCAACTTTATATTGTGCTGTGAAAGAAAAAAGATGGTAGTTAGCATACGCGTATCCAAGTTTATGGATATAGGTTCCCGTGAACCCATACTCATCTCCCTTAACCATGTATAAcaatattatatttcttcaaaattacttaaatatatgtGCATGAATTCATATTCAAAGACTCTTATGGTGTAATTATTATTAGGTGCACTTCTACTAGTAAAATTGGCAGTTCAAATCCCACTTTGAACGATCTTGTTTTCGGCACGAAGTATAAATATATATGTAAAAATTACTAAACtttcaaaaagaatataatttttaacctataattttaaaagtataataaatttataataaaagACTAAAATTAAACTCatcaaatataaattctagatCCAAGAAATTTCATCCATCCTCTTTGCATCGTGGATCTTCCTTTTAAGTAGCGGAATAAATAAGGTCTAATTGGGACCAGTGCTACAACTAAACTTGTGACTTCTTCAAATGTTCCACCGTGTGAGAATCAGCTAGAGACATCTGGACAGACAGCTCGAGAAAGAGCGAGACGTCAGAAGAAGACGCCACGTGGCTGCATAACCATAATGCCAGTGTCCAGAACACCCTCCCTGTTCTTACTTTCTCTTACTAAAAAGAACATAGCTACAGATCATATGCAAACCCCATAAAAGTGATTTGAGATCGCCGTTGATTTCACAGGTTGAGCTACTCTGAAGAATAATAAGTTGGGTTAATAGAAGAAATGAACGGAGTGATGAAAGTACCACACACGTGGCGGACTACTGGAATCGTTTTCCGTCATAATACACTGCGGCTCGTCGGTAAAGCAGCGAACCGCTCCGCCGTCCACGGCACCAAGCTTCCTATCCCTGACGTTGTCGACGTAAGTGCCCGCATTTTTCTTCTAATCTCAATTGCTGCAAATGAAATTTTAAGGCCTAAAATGCAAGCTTAATTAGAGAAGCATGTAGTAATTCAGAATGTTATTTTGCAGAAGGAACAAGTTGAGGCGGAGATCAATCCAGCCAGGgaagagaaagaaaagaagagacGAGAATTGGAGAATGCTATCGACTCTCAACTCAAGAACTGGAATGTTATTTCCAACTCGAGCAACCCATAAAGCCTTAACCCCCAAAATCCAGATGCTAGCAGCTGTTACATGTCCATCACTTTGTACTCGCTGCATTCGGATGTAATAGTCAAAAcatctatctatatctatttgTCGGTCATGTTATCTAAGTTGCTCATGTTTTGCTTTAAGATTTATAGAAACGAATCAAATGTCACCAAAATtggaataaaaattaaaattacaatGCGGCCAGTTCTATGCTGAAACTTTACAGAAATGGTCATGGAAAAGATATTTATATTACAAGAGAATATGTATCTAAGCATGAAACTAGAGAACGAAAAGCCTATTGCAACTATCAAGCAGCGCGAAGCTTCTACTGCGATTTGCAGCGAAAAGTGTTCGTCAAAAATTTGTTGTAACCATAAATTATTACTCTATATTGCACCCATGAGATGCAATCCAAGTGTGTAAATCAGATACTCCATATTTTCCTTCTTCTAATCTAAGATCCTTCACCTACTTCAACCAGCTTCCCACGTACCCATTTCTTGGTGGTGGTTGTCGGGGGCAGACTTGGCGCCTCCTCAATCTTTGACTCAGATATCAATCCGTTTGGAAGTGGTTTCTTTTCATCTCCTGGGCTTTCATTAGCTTCATCTCCGTCAAGTTTCTGAGTGGAGGTGGAGGGCTGTGTGATATTGGCTCCTTTTTCGGGAGAAATCACACTGGAAATCAATTGATAGACTTCGTCCCTGTCACCCAGTGAGTCATATTCACCCGAGCTTGACAAGAGAGCACTGCTTTTACCATTCAGTAAACCTTGCAAGGCATGTTGTCCATTTTCTAAATCATTGATACCACTTTCCAGAGGCATCACAGCATGCCAACCATTTATTCTTTCACCAGCATCATCTAGAGCTCCAATCTCAGCTGCAGTGTGGCTTATCAGCTCAGTTGAAGGTGGTGAAAGATTTCCATCTGTAAAAGCCACCTCTTTCTCTATAGATTCAATGGACTGGATTGCTTCAGAAATGAGCTTCCGTGTTTCAATGAGCGATGCATGAGCAACAGGGCTCTTCTGGGCAGCTATTTCCAGGGCCTCTGCAGCCTTCTCAGCCTCAGCTATCAATTCTCTGCAACGTTGTCAACACACCAAGAACTTATAAGTACTACCGAGCAGATTGATACCAAAGATAGCAGTGGGTAGAGATCATTGTTCTAATAATTTAGACCTCCGTTTTGACGTGTTGACATTTAACTTATGGTTTCCTCCACTATTACATTTCACCTCCGACCAAAAAAGTAATGTCTGACAAGTGACATCTTCGCTCTTACAGTATACTAACTATCCATCTAGCAGATGTAACAACATTTAAATCATTCACTTTGTTATAAAGTTGTTTGCACTAACCACATTTCCTCGTTAATTTGGTTAACGACATTGAAAAAAGTTGGAAGAGGCGGCAATTTCCATTTTAGCATTCCCTGATCAGAAACAAATTTGACATGTTTGTTCATTATTTTTTATGAATACAAGGGTCACCAGTCAAAAAATATTTATTCGAACACCTTTCGTGGACTTCAACTGAGAGTGATAAAAAGCATCTTTGCCATTTCTCTCCCTTCACAACCCCCCAACCCCGCGAATAAATTGTTCATTTTACCACAAGTCTAGCAAAAGTTTTTATCGTTAATCTCTCATTTAACCTACATGAGTATACATTACAATCATATCCAACAGTTGCACTTTTCTCTCAGTAAGCTATTTTCATTTTCAGGGCCAGAGGGGAGATAGGAGCTGGGACGAAGGAAATTATTCTTCCCTCACGTCCTGTACTGAATACAGAGACCAAAGCATAATGACATTACTCGTAAGAAATAAACAGGACAAGAAACTCAAACTTCCTAAAGGGAAACAGGAGTATCATTTGCAGATCTAATTAAAGTAGATGGAACATTGTACTAAATAAAGATTCCTGTCAACATATGGACCAACTCCTATTAATCATGTACTAATAACTCTAGTCAATGAATTTTTGGGGTCAGATTAGTCTTATGCATTAAAATAGACACTTCTTCATTCAGACAGGATATACATTCACAATTTAGCAAGCAATTCTATCAGGTTTGCTAAGGTTCATGAAAACAAGGTGACGAACAGACCTCATATGGAACCAGGCAGAGTAAAGAAGCAAATAAGACTAAAGGAGTCAAATTGATAAGTCATTTAAGAGCAAAGATTTTATAACTTACTTTGCTCTCGAAATGGCTTCAATCTTCTTCTGGTCAATAGCTGCTCTCTGTGCCCTTATATTCTTTAACATTTCTAACTTGGAACTAGCCAAAGGATCCTTATACATTGGTGTGTGTTTTCTCCTCAATCGAACACGTTGAACTTGGCTCTTGGTCTCCAGCTTTACTAAATTATCCACTTCATCAGCTTTCTTTTTCGGAGGGCTTCTTTTTCTGGTCTGTCCATCACTAACAGGCCTTCGACTTGGTTTTCTTTCAACCCCATCAGCTATGCCATGATATTTATTCAGAGCAGAACGGACCCGAGTACGGTATTCCTAGTTGGAAGAAGGTAGATTTGGTTAAAATTCGGGTATGGAAAAATGTGAGGAAGTTCAAATTGACAGCCATGAAACTATACTATGACCTAagttaaaataacaaaaaaaaaaaggggggggggggggggtttgagGAAGACAGATATGATTATAGCACGTCAATTTCAAGCTGAAGCAGTACTTTTATAAGTAAACTCGGATCATGGACTTTCATACTTGGCATATATGACAAAAATGTCAGCAGATCTATAGAAGATTGAGTTATTCCCAAACACAAAGAAGTCTAGTCCAACAAAAATAAGCACTTACGGGATCAGCCCATTTGGCTGCAATGGCCTCTGAAATCTTCCTCCTCTGTTCGGCAGATTTGGGAGCTCTCTTGTTACCCTTCTGCCTGGgcatattttttctttcttcaacACTCTTTATCCACTCCTGCTCAAGCTGTTCGTTCAATATCTCGTAAGAGTCCCACTGCAACTCTTCCTCACCTTGAAGGCCTCTCCTAGAAGCTTCTGCAATTAAATTTTGCCACTCATAGTGGCAAGTTTCCTGGAGCATCAACTTCCCACGGCGCCTCTCCCACCCCATCCTTACAGCAACACCAATTTTGATCCTTGTTTCCTCACTGCAATTAAGAAAAAATGATCTGCTTTAGTAGTTTGAACTTTGAAACACCAAATCTTCATTTACGTTAAGGTTCTAGGTAAAGTGGTAATTTTATTAACTAGggataagattttttttttctttttcacaagGATATGAATTAGTATGAAGTTACTAGGTTCAACTGAATTCCTAAGCAAGAATTAAGTAATAAAGAAATTAAAACTTGCACATTCCATGCATATCAACAAAAGGCAATGCCTCTCAACATCTCTGTTTCACACTCATTAGGCACAGTGACTTTACTGAAGCTTGAGGTTCATATATTGAAGCACAAGTTACATGAAACAGGAAGCACCGGTTTGTCCAATACTGTCTATTATTTTTTTTTCCATCATTGCTATGCTATTTCAGTATTAGAATAGACAAACTCCATATACTTGTACTGAATTTTGTCGTGGGCTGGTCATTTTTCGCCCACAGCTTGATTATTGGACTCCACAATGCTATCAAAAGAGGGAAAACAAAAATTTCGAAAATACTTTGCAAAACACACCTTTGAGCGTGCCCCAGATTAACTAACTTCATTTTGACCTGTGAAATCAGAGCTTATTAGTGATATTGACAAACAAAAACACTTAAGTCTGGAGTTAAATGGATAATGTAGCTGACTAAAAATTGGTTATCTCAGATTTCACTACATCGTTAGCACAATCTGAAAAGAAATGAACAATATCTTATGATGTTCACTAAATCAAACAATGGTTATTTCAGATGCCAAAATGAAGGGAAAGAAAAAGTTACACCCTGCCTAGGCAAAAATGTTGTAGCAAGATCATCAACATAGCTAGTGAAGATCAGACTACCTGTTGTGCATGAGTAGAAAGTTACAGAACATTTTGAATGCGAATTGAGCTCTTCAAGTATAAAATGGTTAGTTCACAACCGAATTCAAACTTGACAAATTCGCAAAGAGAAAAAAATACAATAAGGATATTCAAAACACTCATACAAAAACACACAAAGGAACACAAAGATTATCCGACATAGATTTGGAATGGCGCATATCAGTCCCACATTGCTGGAAGCTCCTATGCTGCTCCTCGTTGTGGACTTTGCAAATCACTTTTACATGTCCCTATACAGATAAGCCACCTAAAGGTATATATATAGCTTTGCTGGGCAGGACTAAGCCATGCATATTCAGATGAACACATATGCTCAGATGACACAATATCCGAGACTCTTTAAGTTATTTTCCCAGAAATGCATAATGAAGTTTACTGAGATTAGTAACATCCAGAGAAAGTCACTAAATACTGAGAGTATGAAAAATAGAAAATGCGATTATCACAAACGTCTCCAAGATACCCGGGCAGCATGTGCCTACAATGTAATCAGGATTCAGGAGTATTGATTCTCTAGTCCCACACCGTGCACTCTTAAACAGGTTTGAGCCTAACATAATGACCACAAAACACATCTGTCAGCTGAAGTAAGATCGAACTTTTTCCCTAGTCGTAAACGTTAATCTGTACATCCTGCTCACATCCAACTTAGTTTTAGTTCCAACTTCTGTTCTATAATCTTTTCTTTGGTTCCCCACATTTAGCATTACACCTTCACCAAACGACCATAAGACGGTATAACTTCACATGCCGATAAATGTTAAACAAATTTATAAAAGTCATTGTGCTATATCTTCTACTGTTTCTGGAGCTATTTAAGGGTCTCCTCTTCTTAATCAGATCCTCATCTGTTGTTCCTTTATTCATAAAATTATGCTTACATGACATCACCTTAGGATCCTGCATTGCAAGTCTGGTACGCTCTCGAATCAGTTGTAAAGTTTCTGCAAATGGTTCAAACATGCTTGAAAATATTAAAACCTTATCCACAACAAACAGCTCAAAAGAACTACTGGGGCATGCTTATAAGTACCTGGACTGTGTTTCCTGCCTTTATTCCAAGGTATGTTCCCTTTATTAGCTTTAGATATCCTCATCCTCCTCAATTTCTCTCTGTCATTCAACTCCATATCACCCTCACTTGGTTGCTCGGCAACAGCAGAATTCGAGCTTCCTGAATATTTGCCCATCCTCACACCACCAAAATTGTTTTGTTCCTCATTGCTGTGTGTGTTTTTGGTGGGTCCTTTTTCGAGGGTGGCTACTGCCCTTATCATCAATCCACCCCGAAATagcttaatttttgaatttggagCTTTTTGTGGTATGCAGAAAGAATTCCACAACCTATACTCCTTGTTGTGTACAAACCTAGTACTAAAGAAGGTTCTAGAACTAACTGAACAGACATTGTTCTGAAAACAAGGCTGTGCTGTAGCAATATCTGCACAATAAAGAATTAAGAAAATATAGTTAATTCAGTACATATATCTCAAATAGGCGACAGGTTATGAGATTGACCCTTTGAACAGAAAACAGAGAATGAAAACTAAAGGCGTTAACCTAATAAAGGCATGGGGAGCTCATCCAGTCTAAGTCCAAGTCGCACAAATTAAGAAGAGAAACCCAATGCAATACAATTTTCAGATTCCATACACCGACTAGTTGTTAACATGCCAGGGATTGAACTGAAATACTCTTTTTATATATTTTGGGGTTAGTTCTTGGAGTGAAGAAGATAATGCTGGGAAAAAACACAAAGGCGGTTGCAGGAAGGCAAAGGGACTGTTGATTAGGGGAAGTGAGGAACGAAGCGGGAGGTTTGGGTTTTGGTCACACAGCGATAGCCACACAACTTTCAGTTTGTCCGAAAAGGGTCACAAGCGCTGGATAATATAGCTATGATATTTTCGAGGATTTTAAATTTGACACATAAATTCCGAGTGAAGTTGAAATATCTGTCAACAATTTCATCTTCTTCCTACTTTTCTCAATGAGAAGTAAATTACCCTTATTATTGTATCTAatttgttattactattataaatatattatattatggatgttcatttagtactatGTTGTAAATAAGCTTTCTGAAAAAGATTATCTATATGAGACTCTgccgtaaatatatttatctaataAGTGTCCTGAATAAGTTTATCCTTTCAGCACCCCGTTATGAATAAACATCAcacccgatagaagattatctatatctattacaatgaacttatcctttcggtacctgatagaagattatctatgaTATTTTCGAGGATTTTAAATTTGACACATAAATTCGGAGTGAAGTTGAAATATTTGTCAACAATCTCATATTCTTCCTACTTTTCTCAATGAGAAGTAAATTACCCTCGTTATTGTATCTAATTTGTTACTcctattataaatatattatattatggatgttcatttagtactatGTTATAAATAAGGTTCCTGAAAAAGATTATCTATATGAGACTCtaccgtaaatatgtttatctatttagtactctattgaaaataagtctcctgaagaagtttatcctttcagtaccc harbors:
- the LOC104107031 gene encoding O-fucosyltransferase 36, with the protein product MMRDRESSDEEDDRENLIQQNERVNDHPKSPLRSTFQIDDVKDRFAFNRRFNFTFSKRYFLAIILPVLVLILYFTTDIKNLFQTTVTNIKYDGSINSMRESELRALYLLRQQQLGLFKLWNHTLVNDSSISKSSAVEDFKSDLLSQISLNKQIQQALLSSHQLGNLLITPDNSTDPSLSGLGRCRKVDHNLSQRKNVEWKPRSDKYLFAICVSGQMSNHLICLEKHMFFAALLNRILVIPSSKVDYEFNRVLDVDHINKCLGREVVVTYEEVAERRKSHVHIDKFICYFSQPQPCFLDDERVKKLKSLGVSMNKLEVAWSEDVKKPKKRTVQDIEAKFSTDDDVIAIGDVFFADVEKDWVMQPGGPISHKCKTLIEPSRLIMLTAQRFVQTFLGDNFVALHFRRHGFLKFCNAKKPSCFYPVPQAADCINRVIERASSPVIYLSTDAADSETGLLQSLVVFNGKTVPLVKRPARNSAEKWDALLYRHGLEGDSQVDAMLDKTICAMSSVFIGSSGSTFTDDILRLRKDWGSASLCDEYLCQGELPNFIVDDE
- the LOC104107030 gene encoding uncharacterized protein, which encodes MPLLDIATAQPCFQNNVCSVSSRTFFSTRFVHNKEYRLWNSFCIPQKAPNSKIKLFRGGLMIRAVATLEKGPTKNTHSNEEQNNFGGVRMGKYSGSSNSAVAEQPSEGDMELNDREKLRRMRISKANKGNIPWNKGRKHSPETLQLIRERTRLAMQDPKVKMKLVNLGHAQSEETRIKIGVAVRMGWERRRGKLMLQETCHYEWQNLIAEASRRGLQGEEELQWDSYEILNEQLEQEWIKSVEERKNMPRQKGNKRAPKSAEQRRKISEAIAAKWADPEYRTRVRSALNKYHGIADGVERKPSRRPVSDGQTRKRSPPKKKADEVDNLVKLETKSQVQRVRLRRKHTPMYKDPLASSKLEMLKNIRAQRAAIDQKKIEAISRAKELIAEAEKAAEALEIAAQKSPVAHASLIETRKLISEAIQSIESIEKEVAFTDGNLSPPSTELISHTAAEIGALDDAGERINGWHAVMPLESGINDLENGQHALQGLLNGKSSALLSSSGEYDSLGDRDEVYQLISSVISPEKGANITQPSTSTQKLDGDEANESPGDEKKPLPNGLISESKIEEAPSLPPTTTTKKWVRGKLVEVGEGS